GCTGTCGCTCGTGCGATTGTGCTTTATGGCTGGCTACCTCAGCTAGGATTATTTCACCGCAGTGAACTCAATCCTTTTAATTTAGCTGATGACTTTATTGAACCATTTCGACCTTTGGTCGATCTGCTCGTTTGGCAGCTTTGGAAAGAAGAAAAATTAGCCGAACACCTCACCCCACACAGCAAGCAACGACTTATCAAAATTCTGCATTACCAAATGCAATTCCAGCAAGAAACCTTTAGCGTATTGGCAGCCATTGATCGAACTATCGGATCACTACAAGCCAGCCTTATTGCGAAAAGTGCTAACTTGCTGAAATTACCCGAACTTCTCCCGCTAAAGGAACACCACTATGAGTGAGGCAAAATTTATGCGACTAATCGTTTTCTTCGATCTCCCCGTCACCACCAAAGCCAAACGCCGAGCAGCCAACCAATTTCGTCAATTTTTGCTTAAAGATGGTTATCAAATGCTACAACTTTCTGTTTACGCCAGAATCGTTCGTGGTAGAGACACCTTGGCAAAACATAACAAACGTCTCAGTGAGCATCTACCAGAAGAAGGATCGATTCGCTGTTTAGAAGTGACCGAAAAACAGTTTGCCAGTATGACTATTTTGCTCGGTGAGCTCAAACCACAAGAGAAAAAAGTCAACGCAAACCAAATGTTACTTTTTTAACAGAATAAATAGCAAAAATTGAGACAATGCTACATTGTAAAGATTTGTTAACTGCTTATTTTTTACTCTAAAATGCAAATATCTATCCGCCTAAACTTACCTTTAGGTGCAAGATAATATGCTCTTTCACACCCAATTTCCTTCTTAAACACAGGCTAAATTTGCAAAAAATTCCAAGAAAGTGACCGCTTGTAAAAAGCAAAACAGACTTTTTTCATAAAATAAAAATGCCCCAAAACCTTATTATATAAGGCTTTGGAGCAATGAGATTGTAGCACTGCGAAATGAGAAAGGGAGCTACAACGCGTAAAGCCAACGGTCCGCCTTGGTGCATATTGTAGCACTG
The nucleotide sequence above comes from Pasteurellaceae bacterium Orientalotternb1. Encoded proteins:
- a CDS encoding CRISPR-associated endonuclease Cas2, whose translation is MSEAKFMRLIVFFDLPVTTKAKRRAANQFRQFLLKDGYQMLQLSVYARIVRGRDTLAKHNKRLSEHLPEEGSIRCLEVTEKQFASMTILLGELKPQEKKVNANQMLLF